The Lysobacter panacisoli genome includes a window with the following:
- a CDS encoding carboxymuconolactone decarboxylase family protein, giving the protein MTQRLDYQQQSPELFKKFVEFSLLAHKSSIEQSLRDLVNIRASQLNGCGFCLDMHVKEATIHGERPLRLHHIASWRESQLFIPRERAALAWTEALTQLSPLGVPDEIYDRVRTQFSEKEITDLTYDVMAINAWNRINVAFRTVPGTADKAYGLDKANLS; this is encoded by the coding sequence ATGACCCAACGCCTCGATTACCAGCAGCAGTCGCCCGAACTTTTCAAGAAGTTCGTCGAGTTCAGCCTGCTGGCCCACAAGTCCTCGATCGAACAGTCGCTGCGCGACCTGGTGAACATCCGCGCCTCGCAGCTCAATGGCTGCGGATTCTGCCTGGACATGCACGTGAAGGAAGCCACGATCCACGGCGAACGTCCTCTGCGCCTGCACCACATCGCGTCGTGGCGCGAGTCGCAGTTGTTCATTCCGCGTGAACGCGCCGCGCTGGCGTGGACCGAAGCGTTGACCCAGCTTTCGCCGCTCGGCGTGCCGGACGAGATCTACGACCGCGTGCGCACGCAGTTCTCGGAGAAGGAAATCACCGACCTCACCTACGACGTGATGGCGATCAACGCCTGGAACCGCATCAACGTCGCCTTCCGCACCGTGCCGGGCACCGCCGACAAGGCCTACGGTCTGGACAAGGCCAACCTGTCGTGA
- a CDS encoding sugar phosphate nucleotidyltransferase — MSYPAVILAAGRGSRMGNLGTQVQKALLPVGDEPIIGHHLHMLRSIGVEQVHVVVGHRSSDVEAFVGDGTAYGLRVTYVVQSTQLGIAHAVAQLRSKLCGPFLLLLGDYFFIADEPRRMIQRLDEGVSAILAKQEPDAGLIVQSCELRLGAGNLVSCLVEKPVRPAGNLKGCGLYALQPEIFDYISRTPRTCLRDEYELTVSLDMFARDGHPLRAEVMPVWDHNLTYPMDVLVCNMEWLERHRETRFFAASASVDPSAELVNVVVGPQARIGSGARLNNVVVFPRARVAARACIENALATTMGVVAVGR; from the coding sequence ATGAGCTATCCGGCTGTGATCCTGGCTGCGGGCAGAGGCAGCCGCATGGGAAACCTCGGCACGCAGGTGCAGAAGGCGCTGCTGCCGGTCGGCGACGAACCGATCATCGGCCACCACCTGCACATGCTCCGCTCGATCGGAGTGGAGCAGGTGCATGTGGTGGTCGGCCATCGCAGTTCGGATGTCGAAGCTTTCGTGGGCGACGGAACGGCCTACGGGTTACGCGTGACCTACGTCGTCCAGTCCACCCAGCTCGGCATCGCACACGCGGTCGCGCAGTTGCGGTCGAAGCTGTGCGGTCCGTTTCTGCTGCTGCTGGGCGACTACTTCTTCATCGCCGACGAACCGCGACGCATGATCCAGCGCCTCGACGAAGGTGTATCGGCGATCCTGGCGAAACAGGAACCGGACGCGGGCCTGATCGTCCAGAGCTGCGAGCTGCGACTGGGTGCAGGAAACCTCGTGTCCTGTCTGGTCGAAAAGCCCGTGAGGCCTGCCGGGAACCTCAAGGGTTGCGGGCTGTACGCATTGCAGCCGGAAATCTTCGACTACATCTCCCGGACGCCGCGCACGTGCCTGCGGGACGAATACGAACTCACGGTGTCATTGGACATGTTCGCGCGCGACGGGCATCCGCTCCGCGCCGAAGTGATGCCGGTGTGGGACCACAACCTCACGTATCCGATGGACGTGCTGGTCTGCAATATGGAGTGGCTGGAGCGGCATCGCGAAACGCGCTTCTTCGCCGCCTCGGCATCAGTGGATCCGAGCGCCGAACTGGTCAATGTCGTGGTGGGACCGCAAGCGCGGATCGGATCCGGCGCGCGGCTGAACAACGTGGTGGTTTTCCCGCGGGCGCGGGTCGCAGCGCGTGCGTGCATCGAGAACGCGCTGGCCACGACGATGGGAGTTGTCGCAGTAGGCAGGTGA
- a CDS encoding LysR family transcriptional regulator yields MSAVTPLVPDRQDPLSSSFSASYAGVVAFITVATEGSFARAADRLGVGRSAVSRSVQKLEGQLGARLFSRTTRSTSLTSEGEVFFENCRPGVERILQALEEMRDLRDGPPRGQLRISSPHGFGRKVLAPLMGEFRLRYPDIAIELLLDERPMDLAVDRIDVAFREGRLDDSQVIAKQLIPMQMMVCASPEYARRHPLPTSLDELSAHACINRRLSNGRLDSWNFKVDGHASSVMPSGDIVLNDDDLILQALLDGQGLAQMPGYQVCDALRDGKLVTCLNHFAPDDRGHYLCYLSRKQLPKRIRVFIDFVTQQVRAMNLDCAAEMTHVVHANAAIGVQPQHERVAVAAQ; encoded by the coding sequence ATGAGTGCCGTTACCCCCCTTGTCCCGGATCGCCAGGATCCGTTGTCCTCCAGTTTTTCCGCCAGCTATGCCGGCGTCGTCGCGTTCATCACGGTCGCGACCGAAGGCAGCTTCGCGCGCGCCGCCGATCGACTCGGCGTCGGCCGTTCGGCGGTGAGCCGCAGCGTGCAGAAGCTGGAAGGCCAGCTCGGCGCGCGCCTGTTCTCGCGCACGACGCGCTCCACTTCGCTCACCAGCGAAGGTGAGGTGTTCTTCGAGAACTGCCGTCCCGGCGTCGAACGCATCCTGCAGGCGCTTGAAGAAATGCGCGACCTGCGCGACGGCCCGCCGCGCGGGCAGTTGCGGATCAGCTCGCCGCACGGTTTCGGCCGCAAGGTGCTGGCGCCATTGATGGGCGAGTTCCGCCTGCGCTATCCCGACATCGCGATCGAGCTGCTGCTCGACGAGCGTCCGATGGATCTGGCCGTGGATCGCATCGATGTCGCGTTCCGCGAAGGACGCCTGGACGACAGCCAGGTGATCGCCAAGCAGCTGATCCCGATGCAGATGATGGTCTGCGCGTCGCCGGAGTACGCGCGCCGCCATCCCTTGCCCACCTCGCTCGACGAACTGTCGGCGCACGCGTGCATCAATCGCAGGTTGTCGAACGGCCGGCTCGACAGCTGGAACTTCAAGGTCGATGGCCACGCAAGCAGTGTGATGCCGTCGGGCGACATCGTGCTCAACGACGACGACCTGATCCTGCAGGCGCTGTTGGACGGGCAGGGGTTGGCGCAGATGCCCGGATACCAGGTCTGCGACGCGCTGCGCGACGGCAAGCTGGTGACATGCCTGAACCACTTCGCGCCAGACGATCGCGGCCACTACCTGTGCTACCTCAGCCGGAAGCAGTTGCCCAAGCGCATCCGCGTGTTCATCGATTTCGTCACCCAGCAGGTTCGCGCCATGAACCTGGATTGCGCGGCGGAAATGACTCATGTCGTCCACGCGAACGCCGCGATTGGCGTGCAACCGCAGCACGAGCGCGTGGCCGTTGCCGCGCAGTGA
- a CDS encoding NHL repeat-containing protein, which translates to MTRNAWILLIVGITGAAVAATFLFERTPERALPVVLGPAPTPVGWTSPLQLLAGDGVQGLRDGAALQARFADPYGVAVSRDGTLYVADAGDSNRIRVVRANGTVATLAGAVEGFADGVGAAASFDTPSGLAIDAAGNLFVADTGNHAIRKVTPQGVVTTIAGNGIPGFRDGAGAQAQFDGPIGIDIGRDGRLYVADTYNDRIRVIARDGTVGTLAGGDAPGDLDGPGAIARFDTPTGVAVDAMNRVYVADLRNNAIRRITPRGEVSTVARGLPDDGHPPVHRPLSVALAHDGVLYIGELYRGGLNQLARDGTVRRVTPDAQALSRPTGLAVAEDGTVFIADESSYRIHRVVPEGHATDPSLLVVGPAADTPLPATGGRWPLRPQDGWHEVVGTLGEVRGNYRKENRDHLHGGLDIRGDVGQEVVAIADAKVSSPTGAWGFGDLGEGIALDTLSYIHMRVGRTPRGDVLDPQRFQLLTGADGKPERIRVRRGTRFAVGDVLGTINPMAHVHLSVGAYGYERNAIALGFAQWADASPPRIDRIELLDPQEQALTTKQDGRIVLPRDLPGVQIVVDAWDQVDRNLPRRRLGLHALGYQWLDVAGAPLPGYEQPRMNIEFNRMPADPEAVKIAYGPDSGITVHGSAITRFQYLVTNTVRDGQLARGAWNPAELPAGDYVLRITARDYSGNVASTGRDLAVRVR; encoded by the coding sequence ATGACCCGTAACGCCTGGATCCTCCTGATCGTCGGCATCACCGGCGCGGCGGTTGCCGCGACCTTCCTGTTCGAGCGCACGCCGGAAAGAGCGCTGCCCGTCGTGCTCGGCCCCGCGCCGACGCCGGTCGGCTGGACTTCGCCCCTGCAGCTGCTCGCGGGCGACGGCGTGCAGGGATTGCGCGACGGCGCGGCGCTGCAGGCGCGATTCGCCGATCCGTACGGCGTGGCGGTATCGCGCGACGGCACGCTGTACGTCGCCGATGCAGGCGACAGCAATCGCATCAGGGTGGTGCGCGCGAATGGCACGGTTGCCACGCTGGCCGGGGCGGTCGAGGGCTTCGCCGATGGCGTGGGCGCTGCCGCGTCGTTCGACACGCCGTCGGGCCTGGCCATCGATGCGGCCGGGAACCTGTTCGTTGCCGACACCGGCAACCACGCGATCCGCAAGGTCACCCCGCAGGGCGTGGTGACGACGATCGCGGGCAACGGCATTCCCGGGTTCCGTGATGGCGCCGGCGCGCAGGCGCAGTTCGACGGCCCGATCGGAATAGACATCGGCCGCGATGGACGGCTGTATGTCGCCGACACCTACAACGACCGCATCCGCGTGATCGCGCGCGACGGCACGGTGGGCACGCTCGCCGGCGGTGACGCGCCCGGCGATCTCGACGGTCCCGGTGCGATCGCGCGTTTCGACACGCCGACCGGCGTCGCGGTGGATGCGATGAATCGCGTCTACGTTGCCGACCTGCGCAATAACGCGATCCGTCGCATCACGCCGCGCGGCGAAGTGAGCACGGTCGCACGCGGACTGCCCGACGACGGGCATCCTCCGGTGCATCGCCCGCTCAGCGTCGCGCTCGCGCACGATGGCGTGCTGTACATCGGCGAGTTGTACCGCGGCGGCCTCAACCAGCTCGCGCGCGACGGAACCGTGCGTCGCGTGACGCCGGACGCGCAGGCGCTGTCGCGACCGACCGGCCTGGCAGTCGCCGAAGACGGTACGGTGTTCATCGCTGACGAAAGCAGCTATCGCATCCATCGCGTCGTGCCGGAGGGTCATGCGACCGATCCGTCGCTGCTGGTCGTCGGCCCTGCGGCCGACACGCCGCTTCCCGCGACCGGCGGCCGCTGGCCACTGCGTCCGCAGGACGGTTGGCACGAAGTCGTCGGCACGCTCGGCGAAGTGCGCGGCAACTACCGCAAGGAAAATCGCGACCACCTGCACGGCGGTCTCGACATCCGGGGCGATGTGGGCCAGGAAGTCGTGGCCATCGCCGATGCGAAGGTCAGCAGCCCGACCGGTGCATGGGGCTTCGGCGACCTCGGCGAAGGCATCGCGCTCGACACGCTCAGCTACATCCACATGCGCGTAGGCCGCACGCCACGCGGCGACGTGCTCGATCCGCAACGCTTCCAGTTGCTCACCGGCGCCGACGGCAAGCCCGAACGCATCCGCGTGCGGCGCGGCACGCGCTTCGCCGTCGGCGATGTGCTCGGCACGATCAACCCGATGGCACACGTGCACCTGAGCGTCGGCGCCTACGGTTACGAGCGCAATGCCATCGCGCTGGGTTTCGCCCAGTGGGCCGACGCTTCACCGCCGCGCATCGACCGGATCGAACTGCTCGACCCGCAGGAACAGGCACTGACCACGAAGCAGGATGGACGCATCGTGCTTCCGCGCGATCTTCCGGGCGTGCAGATCGTGGTCGATGCCTGGGACCAGGTGGATCGCAACCTGCCACGCCGCCGGCTCGGTCTGCACGCGCTGGGCTACCAGTGGCTCGATGTCGCGGGCGCGCCCCTGCCCGGCTACGAACAGCCGCGCATGAACATCGAGTTCAACCGAATGCCGGCCGATCCGGAGGCGGTGAAGATCGCGTACGGCCCTGACAGCGGAATCACCGTGCACGGCAGCGCGATCACCCGCTTCCAGTACCTGGTGACCAACACCGTGCGCGACGGCCAGCTCGCGCGCGGCGCGTGGAATCCCGCCGAACTTCCGGCCGGCGACTACGTGCTGCGCATCACCGCGCGCGATTACAGCGGCAACGTCGCCAGCACCGGGCGCGATCTCGCCGTACGCGTGCGGTAA
- a CDS encoding helix-turn-helix domain-containing protein yields MSMSIRIRRARTQALLTQAELARRLGVQRSAVTQWERDAGTRPSVEHLSQIACETSVHFEWLATGRGPLCTDDDAFVDAVVVQDYARDDLEGRVLVALRRITPRKREAVARIVELLSS; encoded by the coding sequence ATGAGCATGTCAATCAGGATCCGGCGCGCCCGGACGCAAGCGCTGCTGACACAGGCTGAACTGGCCCGTCGCCTGGGCGTCCAGCGAAGCGCGGTGACCCAGTGGGAACGCGATGCGGGAACGCGGCCCAGCGTCGAGCATCTTTCACAGATCGCCTGCGAGACCAGCGTCCATTTCGAGTGGCTTGCCACGGGACGAGGGCCGCTTTGCACCGACGACGATGCATTCGTCGATGCCGTGGTCGTGCAGGACTACGCGCGCGACGATCTGGAAGGCCGGGTCCTGGTCGCGTTGCGTCGCATCACGCCGCGCAAGCGCGAGGCGGTCGCGCGGATCGTGGAACTGCTGTCGTCGTGA
- a CDS encoding HD domain-containing protein, with protein MPSLNRVDETGSGHPRATRELAGVAVPDTPLIAAAIEFARTHCEAYLFNHVMRSWLFAESIAQRNGDPYDAEVLAVSALLHDLGLSESFDGPLRFEVEGANAARAFLRGFDVDARRVQLVWDSIALNSTPSICLHKEAEAALCTLGVALDWGGWGIEALPAEQVARIVAAFPRLEMKQRFAKAVCGLCEHRADTTYDNFARDFGERFVPGYRAASMVDVLMNAPFDE; from the coding sequence ATGCCATCGTTGAATCGGGTCGATGAAACCGGGTCTGGCCATCCGCGGGCCACGCGCGAACTGGCCGGCGTCGCCGTTCCCGACACGCCGCTGATCGCGGCAGCGATCGAATTCGCACGCACGCATTGCGAGGCGTACCTGTTCAACCACGTCATGCGGTCGTGGCTGTTCGCCGAGTCCATCGCACAGCGCAATGGCGATCCGTACGACGCGGAGGTGCTCGCGGTATCGGCGCTGCTGCACGACCTTGGACTGTCGGAATCGTTCGACGGCCCACTGCGATTCGAGGTCGAGGGCGCGAACGCCGCGCGCGCGTTCCTGCGCGGATTCGACGTCGATGCCCGTCGCGTGCAATTGGTGTGGGACAGCATCGCGCTCAACTCCACGCCGTCGATCTGCCTGCACAAGGAAGCCGAAGCCGCGCTGTGCACGCTGGGCGTCGCGCTCGACTGGGGCGGCTGGGGTATCGAGGCGCTGCCGGCCGAGCAGGTCGCGCGCATCGTCGCGGCGTTCCCGCGGCTCGAGATGAAGCAGCGCTTCGCCAAGGCGGTGTGTGGCCTGTGCGAGCATCGCGCGGACACGACGTACGACAACTTCGCGCGCGATTTCGGCGAACGCTTCGTGCCCGGCTACCGCGCCGCGTCGATGGTCGATGTGCTGATGAACGCGCCGTTCGACGAGTGA
- a CDS encoding DUF6365 family protein: MNVLIVAPVEGGSGETVTARYLGRSLVQRGHRVHFAASPFAAAFLSGDFADALTVLGLDGPENVETWTRLRRDFRADAIVFADYPLMFLRTGVVPLAAEPGWEEALCDSDACLVTLDHFGFAQREMGIFMGPPHLCHAYHRFRPIPPRMKIMLPCPMHEPDSVEGRKGSPFRYWDVPLSIPDAERNAARLELGCDADEFVVLHIVSKWAWESVESYGLSFYRHLGELLHAYLSSVGRRVRIVALNNGSLLQPRSGNGVELVNIQQLAPAQFDKLLLSADLLLTENRVSISMGKAVCGLRPAAVLKNSYGILDLLDRCEAGVRKVVLAMEQDRPGTVFPYDCYPTDTGGLLEEIVLYKDNSLTRAFAELEVFGGADTAERIAGLLNGEAERGALREHQQRYVDRLGRVADGASVLEALVAA, from the coding sequence ATGAACGTACTGATCGTCGCGCCCGTCGAAGGAGGCTCAGGCGAGACCGTCACGGCCCGGTACCTGGGACGGTCGCTGGTCCAGCGCGGCCACCGCGTCCACTTCGCCGCATCGCCTTTTGCCGCGGCGTTCCTTTCCGGCGATTTCGCCGATGCGCTGACCGTGCTCGGGCTGGATGGGCCGGAGAACGTCGAGACCTGGACTCGCCTGCGGCGCGACTTCCGCGCCGACGCGATCGTCTTCGCCGACTATCCGCTGATGTTCCTCAGGACCGGCGTGGTTCCGCTGGCTGCCGAGCCGGGATGGGAAGAGGCGCTGTGCGATTCCGACGCGTGCCTGGTGACGCTCGACCACTTCGGGTTCGCGCAACGGGAAATGGGCATCTTCATGGGCCCGCCGCACTTGTGCCACGCCTACCATCGCTTCAGACCGATCCCGCCGCGCATGAAGATCATGCTGCCCTGTCCGATGCACGAGCCGGACAGCGTCGAGGGACGCAAGGGAAGTCCCTTCCGATACTGGGACGTGCCGCTGTCGATTCCGGACGCGGAGCGCAACGCCGCCCGCCTGGAACTGGGATGCGACGCCGACGAGTTCGTCGTGCTGCACATCGTGTCGAAATGGGCCTGGGAGTCCGTGGAAAGCTACGGGCTGTCTTTCTACCGCCACCTGGGCGAACTGCTGCACGCGTACCTGTCGTCCGTGGGGCGGCGGGTGCGGATCGTCGCGCTGAACAACGGCAGCCTCCTGCAGCCGAGATCCGGCAATGGCGTCGAGCTCGTCAACATCCAGCAGCTCGCCCCGGCGCAGTTCGACAAGCTGCTGCTCAGCGCGGATCTTCTGCTGACCGAAAACCGTGTGTCGATATCGATGGGCAAAGCGGTGTGCGGGTTGCGTCCGGCCGCCGTGCTCAAGAACAGCTACGGCATCCTGGACCTGCTCGACCGGTGCGAAGCGGGCGTGCGCAAGGTCGTGCTTGCGATGGAACAGGATCGCCCCGGCACCGTCTTCCCCTACGACTGCTATCCCACCGACACGGGCGGTCTCCTCGAAGAGATCGTCCTGTACAAGGACAACAGTCTGACCCGCGCGTTCGCGGAACTCGAAGTCTTCGGTGGAGCCGACACGGCGGAGCGGATCGCCGGCCTGTTGAACGGCGAGGCCGAGCGCGGCGCACTGCGCGAACACCAGCAACGTTACGTCGATCGCCTCGGCCGCGTGGCCGATGGCGCGAGTGTGCTCGAAGCGCTCGTGGCGGCATGA
- a CDS encoding alpha/beta fold hydrolase — MQSITTQDGTRIAYKDWGTGQPIVFHHGWPLSSDDWDAQMLFFLAQGYRVIAHDRRGHGRSSQPSGGNDMDTYAADVAAVVEHLDLRDAIHVGHSTGGGEATRYVARHGTGRVAKLVLIGAVPPLMLKTDANPGGLPREVFDGFRQQLAANRSALYWDVPVPFYGFNRPGTPVLEPVRMNWWRQGMMGGAKAQYECIEAFSETDFTDDLKRIEVPTLVMHGDDDQIVPIADSALLSAKLLRNGTLKVYKGFPHGMCTTHADTINADLLAFFRS, encoded by the coding sequence ATGCAATCGATCACCACGCAGGACGGCACCCGCATCGCCTACAAGGACTGGGGCACCGGGCAACCGATCGTCTTCCACCACGGCTGGCCGCTGTCCAGCGACGACTGGGACGCGCAGATGCTGTTCTTCCTCGCTCAGGGCTATCGCGTGATCGCCCACGACCGCCGCGGCCACGGCCGGTCCAGCCAGCCTTCCGGCGGCAACGACATGGACACCTACGCGGCCGACGTCGCTGCGGTCGTCGAACACCTGGACCTGCGCGATGCGATCCACGTCGGCCATTCCACCGGCGGCGGCGAAGCGACGCGCTACGTCGCGCGCCACGGCACGGGACGCGTGGCGAAGCTGGTGCTGATCGGCGCGGTGCCGCCGCTGATGCTCAAGACCGACGCCAATCCGGGCGGACTGCCGCGCGAGGTGTTCGACGGATTCCGGCAGCAGCTGGCCGCCAACCGTTCGGCGCTGTACTGGGACGTGCCGGTGCCGTTCTACGGCTTCAATCGCCCCGGCACGCCGGTGCTCGAACCGGTGCGGATGAACTGGTGGCGACAGGGCATGATGGGCGGCGCGAAGGCGCAGTACGAATGCATCGAGGCGTTCTCGGAAACCGACTTCACCGACGACCTCAAGCGCATCGAGGTGCCCACCCTGGTGATGCACGGCGACGACGACCAGATCGTGCCGATCGCGGACTCCGCGCTGCTGTCGGCGAAACTGCTGCGCAACGGCACGCTGAAGGTCTACAAGGGCTTCCCGCACGGCATGTGCACCACCCACGCCGACACGATCAACGCCGACCTGCTCGCGTTCTTCCGTAGCTGA
- a CDS encoding cupin domain-containing protein, which translates to MRIHLSLCLLALTWSGSAAAHGQQRSDAPPPVVTPVMTEALPDYPGKEVLMITVEYPPGGADPVHRHDAHGFIYVLEGSIVMGVKGGKEVTLTPGQSFHEGPQDVHTVGRNASREKPAKFLVFLLKDAGAPVFTPVP; encoded by the coding sequence ATGCGCATTCACCTTTCCCTGTGCCTGCTCGCCCTGACGTGGTCGGGCAGCGCCGCGGCCCACGGCCAGCAACGCAGCGACGCCCCTCCCCCCGTCGTCACGCCGGTCATGACCGAGGCGCTGCCCGACTACCCCGGCAAGGAGGTGCTGATGATCACCGTCGAATACCCGCCGGGCGGAGCCGATCCGGTCCATCGCCACGACGCGCACGGATTCATCTACGTGCTCGAAGGCTCCATCGTGATGGGCGTGAAGGGCGGCAAGGAAGTCACGCTGACGCCGGGCCAGTCCTTCCACGAAGGGCCCCAGGACGTGCATACGGTCGGGCGCAACGCCAGCCGCGAGAAGCCGGCGAAGTTCCTGGTGTTCCTGCTCAAGGACGCGGGCGCGCCCGTGTTCACGCCGGTTCCCTGA
- a CDS encoding RNA polymerase sigma-70 factor, with the protein MEGATDIFTRLRPRLLGVAYRMLGSLAEAEDVVQDVWLGWNEADPATISDPEAWLVVAATRRSIDRLRRASADREQYVGIWLPEPVLTEESPPTPEELQEASSDLSIAFLTVLERLAPEARAAFLLREVFDADYDDIAAALDKSEAACRQIVHRAKSQLREERPRYVVSAQAHQQLMRRFTEAWSNADFKAMKTMMAESATLVGDGGGIVTTFPKPLVGGDRIAQLLFACTLRHKDDLRLELTTINGHLGVLRWFGDELESAQFYDTDGEHIQGVYVQRNPNKLRRIAEHQRLALN; encoded by the coding sequence ATGGAAGGCGCCACCGACATCTTCACTCGCCTGCGGCCCCGGCTGCTGGGCGTGGCCTACCGCATGCTGGGCTCCCTGGCCGAGGCAGAGGACGTCGTGCAGGACGTCTGGCTCGGCTGGAACGAGGCCGACCCGGCCACCATCTCCGATCCCGAAGCGTGGCTGGTCGTCGCAGCGACACGGCGTTCGATCGATCGCCTGCGCCGCGCCAGCGCGGATCGCGAACAGTACGTGGGCATCTGGCTGCCCGAACCGGTGCTCACCGAGGAAAGCCCGCCGACGCCGGAAGAGCTGCAGGAAGCCTCCAGCGACCTGTCGATCGCCTTCCTGACCGTGCTCGAACGGCTCGCACCGGAAGCACGAGCGGCGTTCCTGCTGCGCGAGGTGTTCGATGCCGATTACGACGACATCGCCGCCGCGCTCGACAAGAGCGAAGCCGCGTGCCGGCAGATCGTGCATCGCGCCAAGAGCCAGCTGCGCGAGGAACGCCCGCGCTACGTCGTCTCCGCGCAGGCGCACCAGCAATTGATGCGACGTTTCACCGAGGCCTGGTCCAACGCCGACTTCAAGGCGATGAAGACGATGATGGCCGAGTCCGCGACGCTCGTCGGCGACGGCGGCGGCATCGTCACAACGTTCCCGAAGCCGCTGGTCGGCGGCGACCGTATCGCCCAGCTGCTGTTCGCCTGCACCCTGCGCCACAAGGACGACCTGCGCCTGGAACTGACCACGATCAACGGCCACCTGGGCGTGTTGCGCTGGTTCGGCGACGAACTGGAATCGGCGCAGTTCTACGACACCGACGGCGAGCACATCCAGGGTGTCTACGTGCAGCGCAATCCGAACAAGCTGCGCCGGATCGCCGAACACCAGCGTCTGGCGCTGAACTGA
- a CDS encoding DUF6365 family protein — MRTHRFLLVAPSLLSSGEAITLLHMAEAIERNGDECVLLAGGALRRVAQSRIRGAVLALTDSLEANRALWKHALAISAPHAIVFADYPLMFHSSGVAPLADEAWALALERLDAALVTFDHLGLASAEGRIIPFGPPHMTFALEVTARLPPGMRVLLPCPIHDPASAQRPEGIAFRSWSGTAGTIDEARTTRQELGVAEHELLVLYSTPAWASRIADDLRLPHHRYVLPILRDALHALDRPVAVAMMNAVTDDEAGEGVRGIALPPLPVDRFERLVGAADLVLTDNVVSSAMGKAIQLRRPCAALVNSHCLSELHDIGDDTGVRWANAMERERIGSVFPWEVFPVWSKDDLHRLGMDRNPGFRRAYARVEMFGGDNSGEVLADLLDGDGNDVLASARHAYNGALDALPGPYESLRMALA, encoded by the coding sequence ATGCGAACTCACCGGTTCCTGCTGGTCGCGCCGAGCCTGCTCTCGAGCGGGGAGGCGATCACTCTGCTGCACATGGCGGAAGCCATCGAGCGTAACGGCGATGAATGCGTGCTGCTGGCGGGAGGCGCGCTTCGTCGCGTTGCGCAGTCGCGGATACGCGGTGCGGTGCTGGCGCTGACGGATTCGCTCGAAGCCAATCGCGCGCTGTGGAAGCACGCACTGGCGATCTCGGCGCCGCACGCCATCGTCTTCGCCGACTATCCGTTGATGTTCCACTCCAGCGGCGTCGCACCGCTCGCGGACGAAGCCTGGGCGCTGGCGCTGGAGCGGCTGGATGCCGCGCTCGTCACGTTCGACCACCTCGGACTCGCCAGTGCGGAAGGACGCATCATTCCCTTCGGTCCGCCGCACATGACGTTCGCGCTGGAGGTGACGGCCCGGCTGCCGCCCGGCATGCGCGTGCTGTTGCCGTGCCCGATCCACGATCCAGCAAGCGCGCAGCGTCCGGAAGGCATCGCGTTCCGAAGCTGGTCCGGCACCGCTGGAACGATCGACGAAGCAAGGACGACACGGCAGGAACTCGGCGTCGCCGAACACGAACTGCTGGTGCTGTACTCGACGCCCGCATGGGCGAGCAGGATCGCGGACGACCTGCGCCTCCCGCACCATCGATACGTGCTGCCGATCCTTCGCGACGCGCTGCACGCGCTGGATCGACCGGTGGCCGTGGCGATGATGAACGCCGTTACCGACGACGAAGCGGGCGAGGGCGTGAGGGGTATCGCGCTTCCCCCGTTGCCGGTCGATCGCTTCGAGCGCCTCGTCGGCGCGGCCGATCTCGTGCTCACCGACAACGTCGTTTCGTCCGCGATGGGCAAGGCGATCCAGTTGCGACGACCGTGCGCGGCGCTGGTCAACAGCCACTGTCTGTCCGAGCTGCACGATATCGGCGACGACACGGGCGTGCGCTGGGCGAATGCGATGGAACGCGAGCGCATCGGTTCCGTCTTTCCGTGGGAGGTGTTTCCGGTCTGGAGCAAGGACGACCTGCACCGGCTCGGGATGGACCGCAATCCCGGATTCCGGCGCGCGTACGCACGCGTGGAGATGTTCGGAGGAGACAATTCCGGAGAAGTACTCGCCGACCTGCTCGACGGCGATGGCAATGACGTGCTCGCCAGTGCGCGACACGCCTACAACGGCGCGCTCGACGCGCTGCCCGGCCCGTACGAAAGCCTTCGGATGGCGCTCGCATGA
- a CDS encoding sigma factor-like helix-turn-helix DNA-binding protein, giving the protein MSQIASLVRPWFMTHLRDEPGTGSLPSKADCVWSEFMAVIDALAPDVRAAFLLHEVFETSYDDIARMIGEPVEVCRTHVEYAREHALSRLAGLCGQQKSPPR; this is encoded by the coding sequence GTGTCACAGATCGCCTCGCTGGTCCGTCCTTGGTTCATGACCCACCTCCGTGACGAACCAGGGACCGGATCGCTGCCATCGAAAGCCGATTGCGTCTGGTCGGAATTCATGGCGGTGATCGACGCGCTTGCGCCGGACGTGCGCGCTGCTTTCCTCCTCCACGAAGTCTTCGAAACCAGCTACGACGACATCGCACGGATGATCGGCGAGCCAGTGGAGGTGTGCCGTACCCATGTCGAGTACGCCCGCGAACATGCCCTGTCACGCCTGGCAGGGCTGTGCGGCCAACAGAAGAGTCCCCCACGATGA